The Fortiea contorta PCC 7126 genome has a segment encoding these proteins:
- a CDS encoding DegT/DnrJ/EryC1/StrS family aminotransferase, with product MIQSVNPIPAFDIKQQYTTIEADVSAAVLEVLASGRYIGGPLVAGFEKQFADYHGVTECVACNSGTDALFLALRALEIGAGDEVITTPFTFVATAEVISAVGAKPVFVDIDATTFNLDLSQVAAAITPKTKAIIPVHLFGQPVDMTALMAIAQSHNLAVIEDCAQSTGASWDGKKVGSIGHIGCFSFYPTKNLGACGDGGAITTNDPAIAAQVRILKEHGQRNRYEYEDIGVNSRLDAIQAVILSIKLRYLDDWNQQRQAIASYYHQFLSQVAGITAPQELAGGVSVWNQYTIRISSEGRNGSSATFRESVRSQLQQRGVNSMVYYPYPLHLQPVYQDLGYQPGQLPIAEQACHEVLSLPMFPELTRQQQDQVIYALKDSLG from the coding sequence ATGATCCAAAGCGTAAATCCCATTCCTGCCTTTGATATCAAGCAGCAATACACCACTATTGAAGCAGATGTGAGTGCTGCTGTCTTGGAGGTTTTAGCTTCTGGTCGTTATATTGGCGGTCCCCTGGTAGCGGGTTTTGAAAAACAGTTTGCTGACTATCACGGTGTGACAGAATGTGTAGCGTGTAATTCTGGTACTGATGCTTTGTTTTTAGCGCTGCGTGCTTTAGAAATTGGTGCGGGTGATGAAGTAATTACTACACCTTTTACCTTTGTAGCTACAGCTGAGGTGATTAGTGCTGTAGGTGCAAAGCCGGTATTTGTGGATATAGATGCGACTACGTTTAATCTGGATTTATCGCAAGTAGCAGCAGCAATTACACCCAAAACCAAAGCCATTATCCCAGTCCACCTGTTTGGTCAACCTGTTGATATGACGGCGCTGATGGCGATCGCTCAATCTCATAATTTAGCAGTGATTGAGGATTGCGCTCAATCTACAGGCGCTAGCTGGGACGGAAAAAAGGTAGGTAGCATTGGTCATATTGGGTGTTTTAGTTTTTACCCCACAAAAAATCTCGGTGCTTGCGGTGATGGTGGTGCTATCACAACGAATGATCCGGCGATCGCTGCTCAGGTACGGATATTGAAGGAGCATGGCCAGAGAAATCGCTATGAATATGAAGACATTGGTGTTAATAGTCGGTTAGATGCCATCCAAGCAGTGATTCTCAGTATTAAGCTACGTTATCTCGATGATTGGAATCAACAACGACAGGCGATCGCTAGTTATTATCACCAGTTTCTCAGTCAAGTTGCTGGTATTACTGCGCCCCAGGAATTAGCTGGAGGTGTGAGTGTTTGGAATCAGTATACAATTCGCATCTCTAGTGAGGGGCGGAACGGTTCCAGCGCTACCTTTCGAGAATCGGTTCGTAGTCAATTGCAACAACGGGGAGTAAATTCGATGGTTTATTATCCCTATCCTTTGCATCTACAGCCAGTTTATCAAGATTTGGGTTATCAGCCGGGGCAATTGCCAATAGCAGAGCAAGCTTGTCACGAGGTTTTATCTTTACCCATGTTTCCCGAATTGACGCGCCAACAGCAAGACCAGGTGATTTATGCTTTAAAAGATAGTTTAGGGTGA
- a CDS encoding DUF561 domain-containing protein: MTMHSSLQRAFTNRYALKVISGLHNFDSDRTAAVVKAADLGGATFVDIAADPALVKLAKKITNLPICVSAVEPEKFVQVVAAGADLIEIGNFDSFYAQGRRFDAPEVLELTRQTRALLPEITLSVTVPHILPLDQQVQLAEELVTAGADIIQTEGGTSSQPTHSGSLGLIEKAAPTLAAAFEISHAVSVPVLCASGISSVTAPLAIAAGAAGVGVGAAINQLNSEVAMIAAVRGLVEALSKTRVEARG, from the coding sequence ATGACAATGCATTCTTCTTTGCAACGTGCATTTACCAACCGCTATGCTCTGAAAGTGATTAGCGGTTTGCATAACTTTGATAGCGATCGCACTGCTGCGGTGGTGAAAGCTGCTGATTTGGGTGGTGCGACTTTTGTTGATATCGCCGCTGATCCTGCTTTAGTAAAATTGGCGAAAAAGATTACAAATTTACCAATCTGTGTATCAGCAGTTGAACCAGAAAAATTTGTGCAGGTGGTAGCAGCTGGCGCTGATTTAATTGAAATTGGTAATTTTGATAGTTTTTATGCTCAAGGACGCCGTTTTGATGCGCCAGAAGTTCTAGAACTAACTCGCCAAACCCGCGCTCTGCTCCCAGAAATTACTTTATCTGTTACCGTCCCTCACATTCTGCCCCTAGATCAACAAGTACAGCTAGCAGAAGAATTAGTCACAGCAGGAGCCGATATTATTCAAACCGAAGGCGGTACTAGCAGTCAACCAACTCACTCTGGCTCCTTGGGACTAATTGAAAAAGCTGCTCCCACCTTAGCAGCAGCTTTTGAGATTTCCCACGCCGTTTCCGTACCCGTTTTGTGTGCTTCCGGTATTTCCAGCGTTACCGCACCTCTAGCGATCGCAGCTGGTGCTGCGGGTGTTGGTGTCGGCGCCGCTATCAACCAACTCAACAGCGAAGTCGCTATGATCGCCGCTGTTCGTGGTTTAGTAGAAGCACTGTCTAAAACTAGAGTAGAGGCTAGGGGTTAG
- a CDS encoding WD40 repeat domain-containing serine/threonine-protein kinase produces MIYCLNPSCNQPLNADGAHFCQSCGTKLIPLLRDRYQIIQSLGGGGFGRTFLATDEDKLKARCVVKQLAPQVQGTKALYKATELFQEEAQRLEQLGEHPQIPTLYAYFEQDHYLYLVQQFIQGQSLKQELQQQGIFSEEKIWQLLRELLPVLKFVHENQVIHRDIKPDNIMRRSLPPVNSFYPQGERENLVLIDFGVAKHITVAAVEHTGTSIGSHGYAPMEQMKYGFAYPASDLFSLGVTCFSLLTGIHPSHLYMEQGYSWVTNWQANLHAPISVKLQHVLNKLLQKELEYRYQSADEVLQDLDKQPQNTTLFSKSGRSPVAHATVIQSSIQIPKKLILGGAVLLLGLGGYMYWQGLPLNGHTSEVNSLSFRPLSSSNSTPNQISASANTLASGSDDQTVKIWNLQQKRAIRTLKGHSGKVYAVAISPDGKNVVSGSIDKTIKIWNLNTGKEIRTLKGHQSLISSLAISPDGKTIVSVSYDKTIKIWNLNTGKEIRTLTGHSAEILAVAISPNGEKIVSGSADRTIKIWDFKTGKEIRTIPAHKLDVNALAISPNGQLLLSSSDDRIIKLWNLNTGKAIRAFEGHLADVNAIAFHPLGESFATASDDKTVKLWNLNTGQIIHIFTGHTAEVYAIAFSPDGKILVSGSKDKAIRIWPLAN; encoded by the coding sequence ATGATCTACTGCCTCAATCCCAGTTGTAATCAACCCCTCAACGCTGATGGCGCTCATTTCTGCCAAAGTTGCGGGACAAAATTAATACCACTGCTACGCGATCGCTATCAAATTATCCAATCACTGGGGGGTGGAGGATTTGGGAGAACTTTTTTAGCCACTGATGAAGACAAGCTCAAAGCGCGTTGCGTTGTCAAGCAGTTAGCGCCGCAAGTCCAAGGAACCAAGGCTTTATACAAAGCCACAGAATTGTTTCAGGAAGAAGCACAGCGCTTGGAACAACTGGGAGAACATCCCCAAATTCCTACTTTGTATGCTTATTTTGAACAAGACCACTATTTATATCTGGTGCAACAGTTCATCCAAGGGCAAAGTTTAAAGCAAGAATTACAACAGCAGGGAATCTTTAGCGAAGAAAAGATTTGGCAACTTTTGCGAGAATTATTACCTGTGCTCAAATTTGTCCATGAAAATCAGGTCATTCACCGCGACATTAAGCCAGATAACATCATGCGTCGCTCTTTACCACCAGTCAATTCTTTTTATCCCCAAGGAGAGAGAGAAAATTTAGTCCTGATTGACTTTGGTGTTGCCAAGCATATCACAGTGGCGGCGGTGGAGCATACAGGTACGAGCATCGGTTCCCACGGTTACGCGCCGATGGAACAAATGAAGTATGGTTTTGCCTATCCAGCTAGCGATTTATTTAGTTTAGGTGTGACGTGCTTTTCTTTGCTGACGGGAATCCATCCCTCTCATCTGTACATGGAACAGGGTTATAGTTGGGTGACAAATTGGCAGGCAAATTTGCACGCGCCCATATCTGTAAAATTGCAGCATGTATTAAACAAGCTTTTACAAAAAGAACTGGAGTACCGCTATCAGTCGGCTGATGAAGTTCTCCAAGATTTAGACAAACAGCCACAAAATACAACATTATTCTCAAAATCGGGGCGATCGCCAGTCGCACACGCAACTGTAATTCAGTCCTCAATCCAAATACCCAAAAAATTGATATTGGGCGGTGCTGTCTTGCTTTTGGGGTTGGGAGGCTATATGTATTGGCAAGGATTACCCCTGAATGGTCATACCAGTGAAGTTAATTCTTTATCCTTTCGTCCCTTATCCTCATCTAATAGTACTCCCAACCAAATCTCTGCATCGGCTAATACCTTAGCTAGCGGTAGTGACGATCAAACCGTGAAAATTTGGAATTTGCAGCAGAAACGAGCAATCCGCACCCTCAAAGGACATTCTGGCAAAGTTTATGCAGTCGCTATCAGCCCAGACGGCAAAAATGTTGTTAGCGGTAGCATTGACAAAACCATTAAAATCTGGAATCTCAATACAGGAAAAGAAATCCGCACCTTAAAGGGACATCAAAGCTTAATTAGTTCTCTCGCTATCAGCCCAGATGGCAAAACAATTGTTAGTGTCAGTTATGACAAAACCATCAAAATCTGGAATCTCAACACAGGAAAAGAAATCCGCACCTTAACAGGTCATTCAGCGGAAATTTTAGCTGTAGCCATTAGTCCCAATGGTGAAAAAATAGTCAGTGGTAGTGCCGATAGAACAATTAAAATTTGGGACTTCAAAACTGGTAAGGAAATACGCACAATTCCCGCCCATAAACTTGATGTCAACGCCCTAGCCATCAGTCCCAACGGACAGTTATTGCTCAGTAGCAGTGACGACAGAATCATTAAACTCTGGAATCTGAATACAGGTAAAGCGATTCGCGCCTTTGAAGGACATTTAGCCGATGTCAATGCGATCGCCTTTCATCCCCTCGGTGAGTCTTTTGCGACAGCTAGCGACGATAAAACAGTCAAACTGTGGAACTTGAATACAGGACAGATCATACATATCTTTACGGGGCACACAGCAGAAGTTTATGCGATCGCCTTCAGTCCTGATGGCAAAATTTTAGTCAGCGGTAGCAAAGACAAGGCGATCAGAATTTGGCCTTTAGCGAATTGA
- a CDS encoding TldD/PmbA family protein → MVSENLSQDTLAEQLLELAIKSGAEAAEVYQSRSLSRPIFFEANRLKQVETSQSEGTVLRLWRNGRPGLTVAYGAVSPQAMVERSLALSQLNQPESADLVGNFQPSYPNLGNSVPIEVLINWGKEAIALIKDVYPDVLCNSDWECDVESTRLINTQGLDCYYTDTTLSCYMSAEWVRGDDFLSVSDGQTQRNELQPEKLAQQILQRLMWARENVKAPSGRVPVLFTSKAADMLWGAIQAALNGKRVLEKASPWANRLGTLVVAPSLTLYQDPEAGPYSCPFDDEGSPTQALVFVRNGILEQFYSDRTTGRQLGMSSTGNGFRPNLSSYPTPGLYNFLIQPSSPSLENLIEQMDDGLIVDQMLGGGNGISGDFSINIDLGYRVQNGNVIGRIKDTMVAGNIYSALKQLVSLGGDAQWNGSCYTPSLIVEGLSITSKNS, encoded by the coding sequence ATGGTTTCTGAAAATTTGTCACAAGATACACTAGCAGAACAACTGCTGGAATTAGCTATTAAATCAGGAGCAGAAGCAGCTGAAGTGTATCAGTCGCGATCGCTTTCTCGACCGATATTTTTTGAGGCTAATCGACTTAAGCAAGTGGAAACCAGCCAATCTGAAGGTACAGTGTTGCGGCTATGGCGCAATGGACGCCCTGGGCTAACGGTGGCTTATGGTGCTGTCTCACCTCAAGCAATGGTGGAGCGATCGCTGGCGTTGAGTCAACTTAATCAACCCGAATCGGCAGATTTAGTCGGTAATTTTCAGCCATCCTACCCCAATTTGGGAAACAGCGTGCCTATTGAGGTGTTGATCAATTGGGGTAAAGAAGCGATCGCTTTAATTAAAGATGTTTATCCTGATGTGTTGTGTAACAGTGATTGGGAATGCGATGTGGAAAGCACTAGGCTGATCAACACTCAGGGTTTAGATTGCTACTATACCGATACCACTCTCAGCTGTTACATGTCCGCTGAATGGGTGCGGGGCGATGATTTTTTGAGTGTCTCTGATGGTCAAACCCAGAGAAATGAACTACAACCGGAAAAACTAGCTCAACAAATTTTACAACGGCTAATGTGGGCTAGAGAAAATGTCAAAGCTCCTAGTGGTCGCGTCCCTGTATTATTTACATCTAAAGCTGCTGATATGCTTTGGGGCGCTATCCAAGCAGCTTTAAATGGTAAACGAGTCTTAGAAAAAGCTTCCCCTTGGGCGAATCGTTTAGGTACACTAGTAGTCGCTCCTAGCCTCACTCTTTACCAAGACCCAGAAGCAGGGCCTTACAGTTGTCCTTTTGATGATGAAGGTTCACCCACTCAAGCTTTAGTGTTTGTCCGCAACGGGATTTTAGAACAATTTTATAGCGATCGCACTACCGGACGCCAACTAGGTATGAGCAGCACTGGTAATGGTTTTCGCCCCAATTTAAGTAGCTATCCCACTCCTGGTTTATACAATTTTTTGATCCAGCCCAGTTCCCCATCTCTAGAAAATTTGATTGAACAGATGGATGATGGCTTGATTGTGGATCAAATGTTGGGAGGTGGTAACGGCATTTCCGGCGATTTCTCCATCAATATTGACTTAGGCTATCGTGTGCAAAATGGCAACGTGATCGGACGTATTAAAGATACGATGGTAGCTGGCAATATTTACTCAGCCCTCAAACAATTAGTTAGTCTAGGTGGTGACGCCCAATGGAATGGCTCTTGTTATACTCCTTCTTTGATAGTTGAAGGACTATCAATTACTAGCAAAAATTCGTAA
- a CDS encoding ABC transporter permease, giving the protein MPELIKLDLVDLAMAVGLMAIAIGLSAWEKLGLELNIALATGRTILQLLVFGYVFDIIFALNNSVAVLATLAVMLTITAIVARNRISQKIPRLLPWVWGSMLFSTAVTVFYTNFLIIQPERWYEPRYVIPLAGIVLGNAMNAAAIAGERLVNTINASPSEIETHLSLGATPQQAVNQYRQDAIRAGLIPTLNQMMIIGMVALPPVTTGQLLGGVQPLDAVSYEISLIFMVALANLLTTLLVTKGLCRQFFNSSAQLIR; this is encoded by the coding sequence ATGCCAGAACTGATCAAACTAGATTTAGTAGATTTGGCTATGGCTGTAGGATTGATGGCGATCGCCATTGGTTTATCTGCATGGGAAAAACTAGGACTAGAGTTAAATATAGCCTTGGCTACCGGCAGAACTATTCTACAATTACTCGTTTTCGGATACGTTTTCGACATCATTTTTGCTTTGAACAACTCTGTGGCAGTTTTGGCAACTTTAGCAGTAATGCTGACGATTACCGCGATTGTCGCACGAAACCGCATCAGTCAAAAAATTCCCCGCCTCTTACCTTGGGTTTGGGGATCGATGTTATTCAGTACGGCTGTGACTGTTTTTTACACCAACTTTTTGATTATTCAACCAGAGAGATGGTATGAACCCCGTTACGTGATTCCCCTAGCAGGAATAGTATTAGGTAATGCCATGAATGCTGCAGCGATCGCTGGCGAACGGTTGGTTAACACCATTAATGCATCTCCATCGGAAATTGAAACTCACCTGAGCTTAGGCGCTACTCCCCAGCAAGCAGTTAACCAATATCGCCAAGACGCCATTAGAGCCGGATTGATCCCCACTCTCAATCAAATGATGATTATAGGTATGGTTGCGCTACCCCCAGTTACCACAGGACAGTTACTAGGCGGAGTCCAACCCTTGGATGCTGTATCCTATGAAATCTCACTCATATTTATGGTGGCTCTAGCTAACTTGCTGACTACACTTTTAGTGACTAAGGGGTTATGTCGTCAGTTTTTTAACTCAAGCGCACAGTTGATTAGATAA
- a CDS encoding Tab2/Atab2 family RNA-binding protein has translation MGSIWELDFYSRPILDEKQKKVWEVLICESPLDITTQTHSLFRYAQYCSSTQVNSGWLRTALQEAIAAAEEPPIKIRFFRRQMNNMITKACQDVGIPAQPSRRTLVLNQWIQQRMTEVYPQEPGYQAGTNTSVRLEKPLPQRLPDALEGQQWTFVTLIASDFTEMPEWDIGFGEAFPLNLAQISPETRIPGILIFSPRALPLAGWMSGLELAFLKYDTSVTPRLLLETGATESWILANIKNLQTQSEAEGFEASKQKANGVHFIGVQSNPQAQSFAGFWLLQEVNLP, from the coding sequence ATGGGCAGTATTTGGGAACTCGATTTTTACTCTCGTCCGATTCTGGACGAAAAACAGAAAAAAGTTTGGGAAGTTTTGATCTGTGAAAGTCCTTTAGACATCACCACACAAACACATTCTTTATTCCGCTATGCTCAATATTGCTCTAGTACCCAGGTAAATTCAGGCTGGTTGCGGACAGCATTACAAGAAGCGATCGCTGCGGCCGAAGAGCCACCCATCAAAATTCGCTTTTTTCGCCGCCAAATGAACAACATGATTACTAAAGCTTGTCAAGATGTGGGTATCCCCGCTCAACCTAGCCGCCGTACTTTAGTTCTCAACCAATGGATTCAACAACGCATGACAGAGGTGTATCCCCAAGAACCAGGATATCAAGCTGGAACTAACACTTCAGTGCGGTTAGAAAAACCTCTACCTCAACGTTTACCAGATGCTTTAGAGGGACAGCAATGGACATTTGTCACCTTGATAGCTAGTGATTTTACAGAGATGCCAGAATGGGATATTGGCTTTGGTGAAGCTTTTCCCCTAAATTTAGCTCAAATATCACCAGAAACCCGCATTCCCGGAATTTTGATCTTTTCTCCCAGAGCCTTACCTCTAGCAGGTTGGATGTCCGGTTTAGAGTTAGCTTTTTTAAAATATGACACCAGTGTCACTCCTCGATTGCTCCTAGAAACTGGTGCGACAGAAAGCTGGATTTTGGCAAATATTAAAAATTTACAAACTCAGTCAGAAGCAGAAGGCTTTGAAGCATCCAAGCAAAAAGCAAATGGAGTGCATTTTATTGGTGTGCAATCCAATCCTCAAGCACAATCCTTCGCCGGGTTTTGGCTTCTACAAGAAGTTAATTTACCATAA